The DNA window GCGGGTGGTCGCGCTGCTGCTGTACCCGCTCACTGCGGATACGGACGCCGACGCCGAGTACGGCCTGCGCATCCGGTACCGCTCGGCCGGCCAGGACCCGCGCGACGCGCTCGACATGGTCGACATCGCGTTCGACGCGCTCGCCGGTGCCGGCGAGCAGCAACTCGGCCTCGCCGTCCACCTGATCACCCGCGAGACCTCAAACCCCAGCGGCACCGACCAAAACGGCCGCTACCTGCACACCGACACCTATCAGGTTCGGGCACATCACCCGACCATGTTCAGACGGTAGGCGATACCCGTAAGTTGACTACATGCAAACCGGACAAGTCTCCATATGGATACCGATTATCGTAGGAATCATCGGCTTAATCAGCGTGATCAGCGGCCAACTAGTGA is part of the Amycolatopsis sp. CA-230715 genome and encodes:
- a CDS encoding minor capsid protein; amino-acid sequence: MSFLSELGDILARHLAAAGAGVYRPDGVYAPGETGIVFGAIPAEPPRVVALLLYPLTADTDADAEYGLRIRYRSAGQDPRDALDMVDIAFDALAGAGEQQLGLAVHLITRETSNPSGTDQNGRYLHTDTYQVRAHHPTMFRR